The Schizosaccharomyces pombe strain 972h- genome assembly, chromosome: I genome contains a region encoding:
- the ubp8 gene encoding SAGA complex ubiquitin Ubp8: protein MPGDVEGCQHLKLKPADVENYQKICTQIFSCHFVPRRCSTCKRINKRSIRCLSCHSVGCLWGHHGEEHAMEHTHMIGVDVKNGHTYCFGCQDYVYQTELETLRFKIKNIKAWQSDHKRLPEKYNQMVCLEAYRKYPPVCATAGLRGIQNLGATCFMSVILQSILHNPLVRNLFFSGFHTSTDCKRPTCMTCAIDDMFSSIYNSKNKSTFYGPTAVLNLMWKLSKSLCGYSQQDGHEFFVYLLDQMHTESGGGTSMPCTCPIHRIFSGSLKNVVTCLDCKKERVAVDPLMDISLDINEPTLQGCLERFVSKEKVQYSCHSCGSKNAIKQLVFDKLPPTICMQLKRFEQNNFAMSTKIDKQVSYPAFLRMRYNFNQDDVDYQLYSVVCHKGTLDTGHYIAYTYYQNQWFLLDDTTIVEVKESEVLNSQAYLLFYHERQILYSDEMTVKTEN, encoded by the exons ATGCCTGGGGATGTAGAAGGTTGCCAGCATCTTAAACTTAAACCGGCGGATGTTGAAAACTATCAAAAGATCTGTACCCAGATATTCAGTTGTCAT TTTGTCCCACGTCGCTGCAGTACTTGCAAACGCATCAACAAGCGGAGTATTCGATGCTTGAGTTGTCATTCTGTGGGATGTCTTTGGGGACATCATGGTGAAGAACACGCAATGGAGCACACTCATATGATCG GCGTGGATGTAAAAAATGGCCATACCTACTGCTTTGGCTGTCAAGACTACGTTTATCAGACCGAGTTGGAAACCCTTCGTTTTAAGATCAAGAATATCAAGGCATGGCAAAGTGATCACAAGAGACTTCCCGAGAAGTACAATCAAATGGTTTGCTTAGAAGCCTATCGAAAATACCCTCCAGTTTGCGCAACAGCAGGCTTGAGGGGGATCCAGAACTTGGGTGCTACTTGTTTCATGAGCGTCATTTTACAAAGTATTTTGCATAATCCATTGGTTCGAAACTTGTTTTTCAGTGGGTTTCATACTTCTACTGATTGTAAGCGACCTACTTGCATGACTTGTGCCATTGACGATATGTTTTCATCTATTTATAAttctaaaaacaaatctacTTTTTACGGTCCCACTGCTGTCTTAAATCTTATGTGGAAACTCAGCAAATCTTTATGTGGTTACTCCCAGCAAGATGGCCacgaattttttgtatactTGCTGGACCAAATGCATACGGAAAGCGGAGGAGGAACATCAATGCCGTGCACTTGTCCTATTCATCGTATTTTTAGTGGATCTCTGAAAAACGTTGTTACATGCCTAGATTGCAAGAAGGAGCGGGTGGCTGTGGATCCTTTGATGGACATTAGTTTAGACATCAATGAGCCAACACTTCAAGGATGTTTGGAAAG gTTTGTTTCCAAAGAGAAAGTTCAATATAGCTGTCATAGTTGCGGGTCAAAAAATGCTATTAAACAATTGGTCTTTGACAAACTACCTCCAACTATTTGCATGCAATTGAAACGATTTGAACAAAATAACTTTGCCATGTCAACTAAAATAGATAAGCAAGTATCTTATCCAGCATTTTTAAGAATGCGCTACAACTTTAATCAAGATGATGTGGATTATCAATTATACTCAGTTGTGTGTCATAAAGGAACTCTCGACACAGGGCACTATATTGCCTATACATACTACCAAAATCAa TGGTTTTTGCTGGATGACACCACAATTGTGGAAGTAAAGGAATCGGAGGTCTTAAATTCTCAAGC TTACCTATTATTTTACCATGAGCGTCAAATCCTATACAGTGATGAAATGACTGTTAAAACGGAAAATTGA